TAATATAGCAAAACAAACAACCTTGTAAACTAGCAACTCAAACCACAGGTAGCTGGTGGTATCAGCTAGGAGTTGCACAGATTTTGTTATGTGTAAACCTTGTTCTGCTAGTGCTCAACTGCACATGCTTTTGTGCAAGTGTAGTTAAAAGTGTAGCTAGTCCAATTgcaatttatattaaaatattcattttgattattggaaaaacaaatcttggtaaagTTATAATCTTGGTGAGATAACAAGTTAATTAGAGGTAAtgattaatttaaattttaaattatttataaaataagacaaaattatttttgttaaatgAATGGTATGACTTATCTTTTTTAAAAGTCCAActgtaaatatataataatatatattattattatatattaaaccTCCTGCTTTCTAACGATCAAATTATGAACATGGCTCGATATAATATTATTCGGGATCGTTTAGTTAACCAAATTCTGAAATCAGATATTAATTTTGATCATTTCAACAGCCCACATGATActtgattttgaagaaaaacaattAATATTCACTCAAACCCAAAGTATGGGTTTTTCTATATCAAAGAGGGagatgaaaataaattatttaatgccCGCTCCTTAGACAAAGGAGTTGGTTATAAGAGACGAGTAATTTGAGAATCAATTTTAGCtctattattttaatttttatttaagtAATTAGTGTAAATGCttaatatcaaaataaataaatgaatcgaaaatatattaaaaataataaattaaataaatatatttaaattaaaattattaacttaaaaatattaatttcaatACTCACCCAAACAcataatttaatatataatatcTCATCTCTAGATCACTATAACCTGATTTATGATTACAAATTGATACTACATTTCCGAATAATTTAAACAAACAATCATCAGCATAAGCTACTTTCACTAAAAATTTTgataaatttttaattaaattactATGGATTATACAAATCTGTGTAAGctcaaatttttaaaattatattagtTTGCATTCCGAAATACTACTAGAAAATATTTAATTTGACAACGAATACCATGCTAACAAGATGCGATTTTAAAATAAGTTTTCTTATATACCCCAGGTAACTTTTTGCATTTTTCATACTGAATCAAATTACAGAAAATATTTTTGTGTGGTTAAATTTATAGCATATGTAATGACGGTTAAAATGTTAAAAATCATTAAAACGCTAATAAGATGAACCAAATAAACGTGATTTCAGTTTTTAGTCAAATTAACCATCGTACCAAAAAAAATATGATATTtttgtattttaaaaaaaatcgataattttttgggaattttcaAGTTTTCTTCTATACCtcatatttttttttttttgcatttttcaTACATGAATCAAATTACAGAAAATAATTTGTGTAATTAAATTTATAGCACATGTAGTGacaattaaaatgttaaaaatCATTGAAACGCATATAAACATATCATGCTTGATTGCTTATAAGATGAACCAAATAAACGTGATTTGAGTTTTTAGTCAAATTATCTAAAAAAAATGATATTTttgtatttaaaaaaaaatcaataatTTTTTGGGAAATTTCGGTAAAGAAACGCGCCAGGAAGGGGTCGAACCTTCGACTTTCTGCTTAGGAAACAGACGCTCTATCCACTGAGCTACAGGCGCTTGATATGGAGCTTTTTCCACTTTCAGTCAAGTTATCTGGTTGCAGAGTTAACAGTAAGTTGCAGAGTTAACAGTTGCAAGCTGTGATAATTTTGAGCTGCATACTTGGGATTGTACAGGTGTAATGTAAAAATTTAAAACTGAAAAGTTCACAATTTAacaaaatatataatataataggGTGCTGGTTCATGTACATCTATTGTAGGCAAACAATGTATTCGAGGAAAATTTCCGCTGACCAGAAGAACCTTGAAATGAAATTTAAGCGCGGATAGAGTGACGTGACCTCTTGTATTCACATCAAATTTTCATATTAAACCTATTCACGAGAATTTTTTTCGGATAATGGTTATAACCATCTATGATCAGGACACGGGCCCAAAATAGTATACAAGAACAGACTAATGACCAATAAGGAAAAGTGTTAATAACAATTGCAGATTTCTGTTTAGGATTCAAGTAAACAATATAGTAGAAGCTTAGACAGAGGTGCTTCCACTGTTTCAGAGAAGAAGTCACCCTCTGCTAAACTTACGACGAACCCGAGCTGTCTTCACTGCAATTTGTACCACCAGCCAGTTGAATACATTCTCGAAAAATCGAAAGTGTTCTTACTATTTGTTAACATGGCTAAGGCTTTTATGATCTTATATCTGGACTTCATTTACCGGTCTGATTAAGTATTTATTTGTAACGAGATGTATCACGCAAGCAGTGGCGGATCTAGAATTTCACTATGACGGAGAAATTCATGTGCAACATACTGTACAAGTAATTGACCAGTGTACATTTTTTTCATTTTCAGTTAACGAGGTTGGAATCCCATGCTCCAAGACGGAGTTCATTTACTGTTTTGTTAACAGGATCAAGTTGCTCCTTCACCATCCTGGACAATTCAACGACCTGCAGATTCTTTCCAACACCCTCCGGGTCAGCTGCAGCCCACATCATGACCTGCAATCACAATCATAGAGTAATCCAACAATGTAAATAGCAATAAAACAGGGTGGAAAAGCCATAGAACAGGATAAAAAAGAAATGAACAACACCTGTGAGAGATACCCTAAGATATGGTCTGCACTGGAAGCCGATGTTTCCGCCTTGGGAAAAGGACGATCCCCAGAACCTTGGAGAGATTTAGCAAAAATCAAACAGCATAAAAACGCGTTAATATCAACAGCTTAACCTCTGATTTAAGATAATCAAACTAAAATTTACATGAAATCGACGAAATTAAGCAAGGCATTATGATGAGCCACACCCTCCTCAATAGGGGTGTTCCCACAGAAGAAAATTTTGGCAGGGGAAACCAGTGGCGGACGCAGAAATTTTTTTAGCGGGGTTCGAAAAAATTTTCGTGCCAAACTTTCATGCGTAACATTCGAAAAAAATTTCGTGCCAAATTTATATGcgtaaatttttttattttacttgAAAGTTTGAAAACCATTACTGAAAAATTATAAGATTTAAAGAATAATTTGTATATATCACCAGTTCACCATGATGCATCACAAGTTCTCCAGAATTTATATGGTTTGACTtatataaaaatgtaaaaattaAAGAGATATATACGGTAATACAGCAAAACACAAATTTACAAAGCAAATGTAGGGGAATGGGTTCAATCCTTGGTTTCCAGGAAGAATTACAAGACTAACAACCATCTAGGCTATGGTAGCAACTTGAATATTAAACATACAAAATTCAA
This sequence is a window from Apium graveolens cultivar Ventura chromosome 9, ASM990537v1, whole genome shotgun sequence. Protein-coding genes within it:
- the LOC141683166 gene encoding uncharacterized protein LOC141683166, which produces MTDLKEKELEASLEKLKRLLESVSGSGDRPFPKAETSASSADHILGYLSQVMMWAAADPEGVGKNLQVVELSRMVKEQLDPVNKTVNELRLGAWDSNLVN